TTTAAGCTATGGTCATGTTGGTCTTGGCCGATTAGAGAAGCTATTTTCTGCTAATCTCCAAAGCTAAACTTTCGGCACTATTTACCATATCTTCAATTATGCTAAGACCATTATTCCAAAATTCAGGGTCTTCTAAATCAACACCTACAAGCTTTGCCAATTCCACAGGTGAGTTTGATCCACCAGAAGAAAGCATCTCTTCATATTTAGAAACAAAACTTTCGCCTTCTTCTTTATATTTCGCATATACACTTAACGCTAATAACTGTCCATATGCGTATGCATATACATATCCTGGCACCTCAAAAACATGAGAAATATATGTCCACCATGAAGAGTAATCATGGTTTGGAATAATTGATTCGCCGAACATCTCTTGTTGTGTTTCTGACCAATATCTTTTAATATCTTCAATACTTAGCTCGCCAATTGTTCTGCGATGATTATGAACCTCTGTCTCAAATCTATGCATAGCAATCTGTCGAAATACTGTTGCAATTTGTCCATCTATATATTCTGCAAGCAGCACTAATCTTTCCTCTTTATTTTCAGTCATATTTAACAATCGATTAAATGTGACTGATTCAGCAAATACAGATGCAGTTTCTGCGAATGTTAATCCAGTATCTTGATGGAATGGTCCTTGTTTTGCTGCCAATACAGCATGACAGGCATGGCCCATTTCGTGTGCAAGTGTGAGAACATCATTCCTTGAATTTGTCCAGTTTAATAAGACAAATGGATGGTGATCAGATACTCCGGGAGCACAAAAAGCACCGCCAGTTTTGCCTTCTTTAACAGATGCATCTATCCAATCATTATTCATGAAATCTTCGAATATTTTTGTCATCTTGTCTGAGAAACTCGAATATGCATCATGTACAATATTACAAGCGTCAGCGTAAGTGACTTTAACTTCTACGCTTGATAAAGGTGCATATCTGTCATAGTATTCAAGTTTATCTAAACCTAATAATTTTGCTTTTAACTTATACCATCTTTGAGCTATGTCGTAACGCGATGTACAAGATTTAACTAACACCTCAACAGATTCATCACTGGCATCGTTTTCTAAATTTCTAGCACTGATCCAAGTTGGATATTTACGCAATTTATCTTCTATATAATGATCATTTATTAATGTATTGAAAATAAACGTATGCGTTTTTAATGTTTTTTCAAAAGAGTCCGATATCGCTTTTGCTACATGTTTTCTTTTTTCACGATCAGGAGAATGGAGAAATGCTAATGCATTAGATAGCATTACAGGTTCATCTTCATCTTTTATGTCTACTACAATTGCTGAAGATAGCTCTTCGTATAGCCTCGACCATGCAGATTCACCAGTTACACTTAATTGCGATATTAAAGATTCTTCTTTTACACTTAGTTGATATTTTTTAGATCTCCTAGTTTGAATTAAAGAATATGAACAAAATTTTGCTTCCGGCAGCGATATTATACTTTGAAATTTATCATCATCAATATCATTAATTTCAATATCTATAAAAGATAGTTTTGCAGAAAGCTCGCTAAATTGTTCATCAATTTTTTGCATTTGTGCAGCTACAATTTCATCATTGGTTGCAACACTATATCGAAGAGTTACATAGTCCATAGCTCGAACACTTAATTCGTAGTACTCCCCATAATCTTTCATAAATGTTAAAAATGATCCGATATCTAATTGTGCTATTTTTCCTTCAAATTTTTTAAGAACAGTGGCTTTTGATTCAACTAATCCTGTTAGTTGTTCTAAGGATTCATATTTCTTAACAATATCACTAACATCCCAGTTTACATTTTGTATTTCTTTGACTTTAAATACCATAATTTTTACCTTACTTTACTTTTGATGAGATCGAATAATTTTTGCTAAACGGTCATCGTATTTTTCATCCATTATGACAACCAAAGACTGCGTTGCCCTGGTTAGGGTAACGAAAAGCGACTTCCACCCTGCTGGCCGTTTTACATCACCTACTATTTCGTGTGGATCATAAATGATCACGTGGTCAAACTCTAAACCTTTTGCATCTACAGCTTGGAGTATTGCTACCTTTGTATCAATTGATTTTGAATTTTCAGCACTCGCATCGAATTCTTTTAATATTTCTTCTAGTTCTTTATGTATTTCTAGATTCGCTATAACTGCAATGGTACCTTCATCGTTAAAATTTGATTTCACATATTTAACGACACTATTTATGTTTATGTCTCCGATTTCAACTATTGGGTAATAACCAACTTCTCGCACAGCTTGAGTTTGTGCCAGTTCAGGTGAAACCTCGCGCATAATGTCATGAGCGAAATCCATCACCTCTGCAGGTGTACGATAATTGACACTCAACAATACTGTTTCATCATTAGTCTTAGCTACACCATTGAGTATGTTTAATACTTCATCCCAATTTTTACATGTACCGGGATGAGAGGCTTGTGCAAAGTCACCTACAATCGTCATTGACATTGATGGCACCCTCCTTGCAATCATTCGCCATTGCATTGGTGAAAAATCTTGTGCTTCATCGATAAGAACGTGACCAAATGTTTTTATTGTATCACTTGAAGTTATTTCACTATTCGATTTTTCGCCGTAACGTTGTGCCAACTCAGATGCTGTCATGTAACCTTTTAGACCAAGTTCTCCAATAACCCTTGAGGCATTTTCTTCTTCGCTATCGTAGTTTGTTCTTTTCCTAGTATTCCTCGATGAAGTTAATGGACCGCATATAGAATCCGCTTCATCTATAAGTGCTATATCGTAATCTGTCCACTGAACAGATTCTATATCTTCTG
This region of Acidimicrobiia bacterium genomic DNA includes:
- a CDS encoding M3 family oligoendopeptidase; translated protein: MVFKVKEIQNVNWDVSDIVKKYESLEQLTGLVESKATVLKKFEGKIAQLDIGSFLTFMKDYGEYYELSVRAMDYVTLRYSVATNDEIVAAQMQKIDEQFSELSAKLSFIDIEINDIDDDKFQSIISLPEAKFCSYSLIQTRRSKKYQLSVKEESLISQLSVTGESAWSRLYEELSSAIVVDIKDEDEPVMLSNALAFLHSPDREKRKHVAKAISDSFEKTLKTHTFIFNTLINDHYIEDKLRKYPTWISARNLENDASDESVEVLVKSCTSRYDIAQRWYKLKAKLLGLDKLEYYDRYAPLSSVEVKVTYADACNIVHDAYSSFSDKMTKIFEDFMNNDWIDASVKEGKTGGAFCAPGVSDHHPFVLLNWTNSRNDVLTLAHEMGHACHAVLAAKQGPFHQDTGLTFAETASVFAESVTFNRLLNMTENKEERLVLLAEYIDGQIATVFRQIAMHRFETEVHNHRRTIGELSIEDIKRYWSETQQEMFGESIIPNHDYSSWWTYISHVFEVPGYVYAYAYGQLLALSVYAKYKEEGESFVSKYEEMLSSGGSNSPVELAKLVGVDLEDPEFWNNGLSIIEDMVNSAESLALEISRK